The genomic window GATGTTCGAGACGTACTTCGGCTTCACCCGCTCCGACATGCCCGTGAACGAGCACATGGCGTTCCTGCACGACGAGGGCGGCTTCCTGCTCTCCATGTTCCGTGCGAAGGACGTGAGTTATCCGAAGTCCTTCCACGTCGGCTTCTTACAGGACACGCCCGAGCAGGTGCACGCCATCCGCGCACGTCTGCTGGAAGGCGGCTACGCCGTGCCGGAACCCCAGCAGAACCACGGCCGCCTGACCTTCTACTTCGATGCGCCCGGCGGCTTCGTGGTCGAGGTGGAGTCGTTCGTGGCCCGTTGACCGAACCGCTCAGTTTCGGCTGGGGTACACACCTTCCGTGCAGATCACGTACGTGAGGGCCTGACCGTTCGCGGATTTGGGAGACACGGCACGCAGATCCGGCAGGGCGAAGGTCGTCTGACCGTTCCCACCGTATTGAGTGCCCAGCAGGCTGAACAGGGCGGTGTTCTGGCTAATCGGCAGGATCTGTCCCTGAGCGACCACGGCCCCTCCAACGGCGCCGGCGGTCAGCCACACGTCTCCGATCACGCACTGGCTCCCTCTGCCTCCGCTGGCGAAGTTGTTGTACGCGCCATCGGTCTGGAAGTACTGCGGCAGTTTGTCCGGGCCGGGAGATCCCTGCGGGCCGGGATCACCCCTAGGGCCAGCCGGGCCGGGATCGCCTTTCGGCCCCTGCGGCCCTGTTCCGGCCTGCACCCACGCCAGGCCGTCTGAGGTGAGGGTCAACGCCTGCCCGGGCTGTCCGGCGGCGAGCGTGGCGATCTTCGCGGCGGTCACGCTGCCATCCGCCAGCCGGGCCGTCGTGATGGGTTGCGCCAGCGCTGCAAAATTCGCGTTCACCTCCTCGGCCTTGATGACGGTGCCCGCCGTGAACACGTGGGCGATCAGGGCGGCGCCGTCGGTGGCCGCGTAGGCGCCGGCGAGACCGATGAGAAGGCCGAGAGCGGCCGAACGGGCATCCAACCAGGTGGGCTTGCGCATCGGGACTCCTTCAGGCTGGTGGTGCTGCGGTGGGCTTACTTCCAGGTGCCGCCGTTCCATGTGGCCGCGTTCCAGAGTGAGCCTCCGGTGCCGCCACCCGATTGACCACAACTGGCGATCAGCATGGCCAGGAGTAGCAGTCCGACAAGTGTCTTCCTGTGCATTCCTCCCTCCTCCGTTTCATGGGCCACTTAGGCGAAACCCGCCATCACTTCGTCCAGGCTTTCCCGGCTCGGCCGGATCAGCTCCTCGGGCAGCAGGGCCAGCGGCAGCTCCGGCAGGTGCAACGCCTCGGGCAGCGTCGGGCGGCTCTGGTCGAGGTACAGCAGGCCGGTGATCAGTTCCCCGGTGCCCTTGGCTTCCTCCAGCAGGGCCAGGGCGCCCAGGCGGGTGGCGGGGTTGTAGTCGCGGCCCAGTTTGCGGAGCTGCACGGTGGGGCCGTCGTGGAGCTGCACGCTGATGACTTCGCCGGGGTCGTAGTCCACCGCGATCTCGGCGTAGTCGGGAATGAAGGTGATGTCGTGCAGGGGCACCTCGTGCTCCTTGCCGTAGGCATAGCTCTTGGTGCTGTCGTCGTGGTTGTTGAAGGTCACGCACGGCGAGACGATGTCCAGTACGGCCAGCCCGCCGTACGCGATGGCAGCCTTCAGGAGCTCCGTGACCTGCTTGGCGTCCCCGGCGAAAGAGCGCGCCACGAACCCCGCCCCGGCGATGATCGCCTCGGCGCACAGGTCCAAGGGGGGCAGTTCGTTGGTGCCGATGTACTTGAGGTGTTGGCCCTCGTCGGCAGTGGCCGAGAACTGCCCCTTGGTCAGGCCGTAGACGCCGTTGTTCTCGATGATGTACACCATGGGCACGTTGCGCCGCACGAGGTGCTTGAACTGCCCGATGCCGATGCTGCCGGTGTCGCCGTCGCCCGACACGCCGATGGCCGTGTGGTGCCGCTGCGCGAGCATGGCGCCGGTCGCCACGCTGGGCATACGACCGTGCACGGTGTTGATGCCGTGCGCGGCATTCAGGAAGTACGCAGGGCTCTTGCTGGAACAGCCGATCCCCGAGAGTTTCATGACGTTGTGGGGCCTGAGTCCCAGCTGGAAGGCCGCATCGATGATCCGGCTGGAGATGGAATCGTGCCCGCAGCCGGGACAGAGGGTGCTGGGCAGGCCCTTGTAGTCGTTCTTGCTCAGGCCGGCGCTGTTCAGGGCGGGCGGACGGGCGGGAGCGGTCATGCGGGCACCTCCTCGCGCTGTGGGGTGGTCAGTGCATCCTGCACCCGGCCTGCAATGAAGGCCCCGCTGAGTGGGAGGCCGTCGCAGTGCGCCACGCTCTGGATGCGGGTGGCGAACTCGGGGTACTCGGTCCGGAGCAGGATGGCAAGCTGGCCCTGCTGGTTCATCTCGACCACGATGACCTGTTCGTGCGCTGCGATGAAGGCGTGGACGTCCTTGCAGAATGGGAGGGCGCGGACACGCAGGGCATCGGTGGCGATGCCAGCGGTGGCGAGCATGTCGCGCGCCTCGACGACGCCGGGTTCCGTGCTGCCCATGTTGATCAGCCCGACCTTCGCGCCGCTGCCGCTGATAACGGGGGCGGGCACGACGTTGCGGGCGTGCTCGTGCTTGCGATCCAGCCGGCGGAGGTTCTTGAGCCACTCGTCGGGGTGTTCGCTGTACGTCGCGGCGTCGGTGTGGCCGGTGCCGCGCGTGAAGTACGCGCCGCCCAGGGCGTCCGTGCCGGGCAGCGTGCGCGGGCCGACGCCGGTCTGGTCGTCGTCGCGGTAGCGGGCAAAGCTGCCGCCCAGCGCCACGATGTCCTCGGCGCGCAGCACCTTGCCCCGGTGGATGGCCCGGTTCGGGTACTCGAAGGGCTCGGACATCCAGATGTTCATGCCCAGGTCGAGGTCGCTGTTCACGAACACCGGCGTCTGGAGGGCTTCGGCCAGATCGAAGGCCCGCCAGCCGAACTCGAAGCACTCGGCGGGCGTGCCGGGCAGCAGCACGATATGTTTCGTGTCGCCGTGCGACAGGTAGTACGTGCTGAGCAGGTCGCCCTGCGACACGCGGGTGGGCAGGCCGGTGCTGGGGCCCATGCGCTGGATGTTCCACACGACCAGCGGGATCTCGGTGAAGTACGCGTACCCGGCGAACTCAGCCATCAGCGAGATGCCGGGGCCGGACGTACTGGTCATGGCGCGCGCACCCGCCCAGCCCGCGCCGACGAGCATGCCAATCGCGGCGAGTTCGTCCTCGGCCTGCACGATGGCGAAGGTGTTCGTGCCGGTCTGCGGGTCGCGGCGGAGCTTCGGCATCCACTCGATCAGGCCCTCGGCGAGGCTGGTGGCGGGCGTGATCGGGTACCACGCGACGACCGTGCAGCCACCGTAGATGGCTCCCAGCGCCCCGGCGGTGTTCCCGTCGATCAGGATCTTCCCGGCGGTGGCGTTCATGCGCTGCACGGCGTACGGATCGGTCTTCTCCAGATTCGTCGCGCACCACCCGAAGGCGGCCTGGGCGATGTCGTAGTTGCTCGCCACGACCTTCGCCTTCCCGGCGAAGTTGCGGGTCAGGTAATCCAGGATGGCGGCCATCTCGATGCCGAGGGTCTGCGCCAGCGCGCCCACGTACACCATGTTCATCATGCGGTCGCGGAATTTGGCGTCCACGTTCTGCTCTTTCATGATGGCGTTCACCGGCAGCGCGTACACGCTCACGTCGTCCCGCTCCACGGTCAGCTTCAGGTGATCCGGATAGAACATCACGCCGCCGGTGGGCAGCTCGCGCAGATCCTGGTCGAGGGTCTTGGCGTTGAAGGCCACCAGCACCTCGGCGTGATCCCGCCGGGCGGTATAGCCGTCCGCGCTCACCCGGATCGAGTACCACGTGGGCAGGCCCTTGATGTTGCTGGGGAAGATGTTCTTGGCGTTCACCGGGATGCCCATGTGGAACAGGGCGTCGACCAGCGTGGCATTGGAGGTCTGCGACCCGCTACCGTTCACGGTGGCGACGTTGATGGTGAAGTCGTTGACGACGGGACTGCGCTGGGGGCTAGGCGGGGCGTCGGGCCGTGGGGCGGTGTGCGTCATCGAAAACCTCGCTTACAAGGAGGGCGGATGCCGGCCGGGTGCCGGGTGGAACGCAAACGCGGTTGATGCCCCGAATCTACTCCCTGTCAGGGCGGAAGGGTGCCCGACTCCACGGCCCGCTGCACGACCTCCTGAGCCAGCGTCCACAGGGCCGGGAAGGCTGTCAGGGCCGGGGCTTTCAGGATCAGGAGCCGTGTGGCCGTGAGTTCCGGTTCCCGCGCCACACAGCCCAGGCCGCCCTCGCCCCAGGTGAGCAGCATGGGCTGGAGCGCGTCCAGCGCGCGGGCGAAGCGGGCTTCCGGTGTCCAGCGGGCGTCGAATTCAGCGTGCAGGGCATGAAATTCGGCCCGTTGACCCTCGGGCAGGAGCCCGTACAGCGCGTGGGCGCCCTTTTCCTCGGCCTGTGCCTGCCGCGCGTGGGCGGCGTCCGGCACGGCAAAATGCAGGTCGCCCGCATAGATCTCCACGAGGTCATGCACCAGCAGCAGCTGGATCACGCGGTTCACGTCGGTTCCGGCGGGGGCGTGCTCCGCCAGCGTCAGGGCCATCAGAGCGAGATGCCAGGAGTGCTCGGCGCTGTTCTCGGAGCGGCCTCCGTCGTGCAGGTACGTGCTGCGCTGCACGGCCCTCAGGCGGTCACAGGTGAGCAGGAACGCGGTCTGGTCGGCCAGCGTGGACATGCGCGAGTCTACCCGGCCGGTTCCTGCGTCCACAGCGGCACCTGCGCGATCCGCCGCCGCGCTCCGTCCGGGTCGGTGCGGTCGGGGCGGCAGGTGTCCCAGGCCCGCCCACCCGCATACGCGCCGATCACGAGCAGGTCGGCGCTGCTCCCGTCGTTTCGGTGCCCGGTGCCGGCCGGGAGCACCAGCACGTCGCCCGCTTCCACGGTGCGCTGCACTCCGTCCTCGCCGCCCAGCGTGACCGTCACGTGCCCACGCGCGACCACCAGCACCTCGTGCGCGGTCGAGTGGTAGTGGTGAAAGGAGTAGATGCCGTTGCGCCAGCTGTTGCTCCAGCCACGGGCGGCGAGGTGCGCCTCGATCTGCGGTGGGGTCAGCCCCCTGAGCGCGGCGCGATACAGGCACGCAGGCAGGGCGCTGTTCGGCACACGGCCCCCCTGCGGCAGGGACAGTTCTTCGGCAGACATGCCCCACGCTACGACCTGGCCGAATGGCGGGGCCGCACACCCGCCCCCTATGCTGGGCGCAGACATGATGACGAAATCGCGCATGGAGGCATTCAGCGACGGGGTGCTGGCCATCATCATCACCATCATGGTGCTCGAACTGCGGGTGCCCGAGGGCCACGACTGGCACGAACTCGGGCGACTGTGGCCGAAATTCCTGGCCTACGTGATCAGTTTCGTGTACGTGGGCATCTACTGGAACAACCACCACCACCTGATGCACACGGTGCACCGCGTGACGGGCGGGATGCTGTGGGCGAACCTGCACCTGCTGTTCTGGCTGTCCCTGTTCCCGTTCGTGTCCGGCTGGGCGGGCGAATCGCACTTCGCGCGTGAACCCATGACCGCGTACGGCGTGGTGGCCCTGATGGCCGGACTGGCGTACACCATCCTGGTGCGCGTGATCATTGGCGCGGGCACGGAGAACCACCTGCTGGCCGACGCCATTGGCGAGGACGTGAAGGGCAACCTCTCGCTGGCGGGCTACGTGGTGGCGATCGTCGCGCCGCTGCTGGGCGCGTGGGGCGCGTGGGTATCCGGCGTCATGCTGATCGGCGTGGCCCTGATGTGGCTGATTCCTGACCGCCGGATCGAGCAGGTGCTGCAACGCGAGCGCCACTGAGTTCCCGCATGGCGTGAGGCCACCTTCAGCCCAGGCGCGCGCAGGGGCGCGCAAGGCCGTCCAGTCCGGCCTCCTGGCATGAGGAACGGACTTCACCGCCAGCCGGGCCAACTGTGCTAACGGCGCTGGCGGTGGAGGGGCCGATCCGGCGGAACGGCCAGCCAGAGGTGAACGCGCGGTGGCGGGCCGCTGAGGTCGGTGAACACTTCCTGCACTTCCCAGGAGAACAGGGTGCAGGGCGCCCTCAGCGTTCCCGGCGGGAAGGCACAGGCGCGGCCCGTACGGTGATGCAGGTCGGCCGGACGTTCCCGCCGCCGAACCCACCCCGCCCCGTGGGGTGACCGTGGGCCGCCCACCCCGGGCGCGCCCCTCTGCCCTCTCCGCTGGCAGGCGCCCATGCTTGCCCCGACCGGCCGGACGGCGCGAGATCGACCACACGCCGCGCCGTTCTGACCGTCTTTCTGGAGGACGATGATGAATCGCTCCCTGTTTTCCCTGCATACCCTGACCCTGAGCGCCCTGCTGGGCACCGGCCTGCTGCTGCCCACCACCCTGGCACAGACGGCGGAGCCGCCCCCACTGAACCTGCCGCCGGTGACCTCGCCGCCCGTCACGGCCCCGGTCACGGAGCCGGCCCCGGCCGAGACCGCCCCGACCGACACGACTCCCGCCGAGACCCCTCCGGCGGACACCGCCCCGACCGATGCGGCACCAACCACCGAGACCGCACCGACGGACGCGGCTCCAGCCACAGAGACCGCGTCCCCGGCCGCACCAGAGCAGGCCCCGGCGGCGGTGACCGCCACGACCACACAACTGCCTCACCTGGACGGTGAACAGGTGCTCAAGACCACGCCGACCGTGCTGGGCCAGGCCGTGATCTACGCGGGCACGGTGGAGAACGCCCTGGGCCGCACCGTGGACGGCCTGAAAGCCGACGGCTTCACCGAGGCCGCGAGCACGGGCACGGACAGTGCGGCCGCGCAGGCGGACACCGCCCAGACCATCACGCTGCACAAAGGCGGGGAGACGGTGGCCGTGCGCGTGACCGAGACCCTGGGCCTCACGGTCGTGGCGGTCGCCCGTGACCTCGTGGCGAGCGACGCGGCACCCCAGACATCGCCCGACACGGCTGCCCCGGCGACGGACGCGGCCCCGACCGAAACGGCCCCAACGGACGCGGCACCCGCAGACACAGCAGCCCCGGCAGATCCGGCCACACCGACCGAACCGGGCGCGGGCGATACCCCTCCGGCGGCTCCTGAACCGACCGATCCGGCCGCTCCCGCCGACCCGGCTCCCACCCCCCTACCACCCCTGGAGCCGCCGCCCAGCCAGCCCTGACATACCACTCCGCACGCGGTCGCGGCGGCCAGCCTCCCGGTGGGGCTGGCCGCCGCTCTGGTACCACTGTCTTGAGCGTCCTCTCATTTTGCAGATTTGGCGAAGACGTGGTCGCGCCGGATCGAGACCGTCCTGGACACCCTTTGCCGTTTTCAGACACCGAAAGACAGTGCCGGAGCCGTTCTCCGTTCATTCGCGGTTGACGTGTTCCATGGGCGGCATGGCACAGGTCTCGACATCCGGCACTCCCCCACCATCCTCTCCGCGCCGGGTGGTCCGCCCGACGACGCCCCCCCGGCGACCCTTTCCGTGGGGCTGGCTGTTCGTGCCGCTGCTGTTGGGCGGCGCGGGCTTCGTCGGCTACAAGCTGGGCCACGCAGACAGCGGCAGCACAGGCAGTTCAGCGGGCAGCGGCTTCGGCGCAGGTCAGACCGGCGGTGCGGCAAGCGGGGGAACAGCCAGCCGCTCCAGCACCCGTTCGGGCAGCGGGACGGCAACCGGGGCGGGCACCGGGAACGCGGCAGCGGGAACGGCGGGGAGCCGTTCGGGCGCGGCGACCCGCAGCAGCACGGCTGGCACCACCTCAACCAGCGGCGCGGCAGCCAGGACGGCGTCCGGCGTGGTGACCCCGGTACAGGTCACGGCGGCCACGTCCGGCACGCTGAGCACGTCGCGCACGCTGACCGGCACAGTCGCGGCGGCGCAGAGCACGGCCGTCACAGCCCGCACGTCCGGCACGGTGACGGGCGTGAGCGTGCAGGTGGGCAGCTCGGTGAAGGCCGGGCAGACGGTCGTCACGCTGAGCAACACCGACCTGAACAGCGCGGTGCAGAGCGCCCAGAACGCGCTGGATTCGGCGCAGGTGCAGCTGCGGGGCCAGCAGACGAGCACGGTGGGCGCGCGGGCGGGCCTGCAGGCGCAGGTCACGGCGGCGGGGCTGTCGCTGACGAATGCGCAGGCCAGCCTCTCGTCCCTGCAGCAGCTCCTGGCGATCGGCGCGGTGGCGCGCAGTGAGGTCACGGCTCAGCAGGCGGCGGTGGCGGCGGCGCAGACGACCCTCACGACCGCGCGCGCGAACCTCGCAGAAAATGAGCGGTCGGGCGCGCAGGGCGTGACCGAAGCGCAGCTGACCGTGCAGAAGGCGCAGTTGGCGCTGAACCAGGCGCAGGCGGCGGCCGACGCGGCGCGCGTGACCGCACCCTTCGCCGGCCAGATCACGGCGTTGAACGTCGCGCCGGGCGAGTACGTGACGGCGAACGGCGAGGCGTTCACGCTGGTCAGCAGCGCCCGGCAGGTGAACGTGAACGTCCCCGCGACCGAGGCGACCACCCTGACGCCCGGCACGGTCATGGGCTTCACCAGCGGCAGCGTGAAGTACCCGCTGAAGGTCGCGCAGAATCCGGGCGCGCCCACGAACGGCAGCGTGCCCCTCACCGCGCGCTTCACCGGCACGTCGATCCCGGCGCTGGGCGCCGTGGGCTCGGTGTTCTACACCGCGAAGGTCGCCACCGGCGTCCTGATTCCCAGCACGGCGCTCCAGGCCGACGGTGACCAGACCTACGTGTTCACGGTGAGCGGCGGCAAGGCGACACTCACGCAGGTCACGGTGCTGGGGCAGGCGGGCACGCAGTCCGCCGTGAGCGGCATTGCTGCCGGATCGCAGGTGGTCACGCAGCCGCCCACCGGGCTGCTGGACGGCGCGAGCGTCAGCACGGCCAGCGGCTCGGCCAGCAGCACGTCGAACCAGGCGGGCGGCCCGCCCCCCGGAGGAATGCCGTGATCCGCAAGGTCGGGAAGGGCATGTTCTCCGGCGTGAACCCGCTGGTGGGCTTCTCGGTCACGCGCTATGTGCTGGCCATCGGGATCTTTATCGGCGTGGTCGTGTTCGGCTTCATCTCTATGCGCTCGCTGGGCGTGGACCTGCTGCCCAGCACCACCATTCCGGTGGTCACAGTCACCACGTCGTACTCCGGCGCCAGTCCGGCCACGGTAGACACCTCGGTCACGCAGGTGATCGAGAGCGCCCTGGCGCAGGTGCCGAACGTCACCACGCTGAGCAGCAGCAGCAACACGGGCAGCAGCCGCGTGACCCTCCAGCTTGCGGACGGCACGGACCAGAACGCCGCCGCGAACCAGGTGGCGTCGCTGGTGTCCGGCGCGGCGCGGCAGTTGCCGACCGGGGCCGGCTCGCCGTCGGTGCGGACGTTCAACCCGAACGCGCAGGCCATTCTGGAGTTCGGCGTGTCCGGCGGCACGGCCAGCCTGGCCGACGTGTACGACTACGTGGATACCCAGCTGGTGCCTACGTTGCAGCGTGTGGACGGCGTGGCGGACGTCACCCTCAGCGGCGGGTCGCAGCGCCAGATCGAGGTGCAGCTGAATCCGGACCGCCTGAGCGCGTACGGTCTGACGCCGCAGTCGGTGTCCAGCGCCATCAGCGGCAGCAACGTCAGCTCGTCCATCGGGACGATCACGCGTGACGGCAACTCGATGACGTACACCACGAACGCGAAGCTGACGAGCGTCACGGACATCGGGAATGTGCTGCTCGACGCGGCCAAGGGCGTGCGGGTGTCGGACGTGGCGACCGTCCACGACAGCACCACGACCAGCAGCGTCACGCGCGTGAACGGCCTGCCGGTCGTGCTGGTGTCCATCCAGCAGTCGTCGGGCAGCAACGCCGTGGCCGTCGTGGACGGCGTGAAGGCATTGATCGGCAGCACGAAGCTCCCGACCGGGTACAAGGTCACGTTCAGCAACGACACAACCGGCCCGATCCGCGCGAGCATCTCCAGCACCACCCATGAACTGTGGGTCACGGCGCTGGTCGTCGCGGTGGTGGCGCTGCTGTTCCTGGGCCGCCTGAACACGGCCTTCACGGTCATCGCCGCGATTCCCATCTCGCTGGCCGCCGCGCCGATCCTGTACGGCCTGCTGGGCTTCACCTTCAACCAGGTGTCGCTGCTGGCGCTGATCGTGGCCATCGGGATCGTGGTGGACGACTCGATCGTGGTCGCGGAGAACGTGGAACGGTATCGCGCCCTGGGCTATGACCGCGTGCAGGCCGTCCTGAAGGGTGCCTCCGAGGTCTTCAGCGCGGTCGCGGCGGCCTCGCTGTCGCTGCTGGCCGTGCTGATCCCCGTGAGCTTCATGGGCGGAATCGTGGGCGAGTACGTCAAGCAGTTCGCGCTGGGCCTCGCGGCCGCCGTGCTGATGTCGTGGCTGGAGGCGCTGCTGTTCCTGACGGTGCGCATGGCCTACACGCCGGACGCCGAACCGCTGGGGTGGCGGGACGTGCCGCGCACGTTGACCCGCGTGCCCCAGGCCGTGCGCTTCGGACTGGATGCGCCCCGCGCGTGGTGGTTCTGGGTGCTGGCCGTGGCCGCCGGGGCGCTGCTGTGGACGCGGGTTCCCAACCATGCGTGGCTGCTGGCCCTGATCCTGCTGCCGGTGGCCCTGATGGTCTTCCAGTACGTGTGGGGCGTCCTGCTGGCCGTGGCTGAAGCCCTGACCACCACCCTGCACGCCATCACGGACCGTGGGGTGTCGTTCGTGCGGGACGCCTACGCCCGCAGCCTGGACGGCGCGCTGCACGCCAGCGTGGGCGTGCTGCTGGTCGCGGCGGCCTTCCTGGCGCTGACGGTGGTGCTGGTCGTGCCACGAATGACCTTCACGTTCACGCCCGCCACCGACTCCGGCACGCTGCGCGCCGGGCTGAGGTTGCCCAGCGGCCTGTCCCTGAGCAAGCGCAACGAACTCAGCAACCGCCTGGAGTCGTACTTCCTGTCGCGCCCGGAAGTGCAGAGCGTGCAGGCAAATGTCTCCACCAGCAATACCAACCTGAACATCACCCTGAAGGACAAGTCCGAGCGGCCCGCGACCTCGGTGCTGACCGCCACGTACCAGCAGGCGCTGCGCAGCATGTTTACAGATCAGCCGGACGTGCGCGCCAACCTGTTCAGCGGCGGCGGCTTCCGTGGCCAGGGCAACAGCCAGGCAGTCACGCTGGTCGCCAGCAACTTCGACCTGCTCAAGACCCGCGCAGGGACGGCCGTGAACACCCTGGAGGCCGACAACTCGGTGCTCAGCGCCAGCAGCAGCCTGGACAACACCACCCTGGAAAACCAGTTCGTGCCAAACGCCGCCCTGCTTGCCAACGCCGGCCTGAGCGCCAGCACGGTCGCGGGCGCGCTGGGCACCTACGGCAGCGGCAGCAGCGGCGGTACCGTCGAGATCGGCGGCGTCACCTACCCGATCACCGTGGAACTCGACCCGACCGTGCTGAAGGACGACCAGTCCCTGCTGTCCCTGCCGGTGTACTCGAACACGCTGGGGGGTTCCGTGCCGGTCGGGCAGCTCGGCAGCATCGTGCAGGCGAGCGCCCCCACCAGCCTGCAACGCACCAACCGCCTGTACTCGCTGACCCTGACCATCGAGCCCGACCCGGCCAGCACCCTGAGCAGCACGCAGCAGCAGGAGCGCTACACGCAGCTGCTCACGCAGGCGGGCGTGATCGACAACCTCGTCACGGTCGGGAAGGCCGACACGAACAGCGCCTTCGCGCTGGGCTCACAGCTGGGCACCATCGGCCTGCAGGCCTTCGGCCTGTCGATGCTGCTGGTGTACCTGGTGATGGGCGCGCAGTTCAACTCGTTCCGCTACCCGCTGTACCTGCTGCTGCCCGTGCCCTTCGCGGTGGCCGGAGCGTACTGGATGATGTTCCTGACTGGGAGCACGCTGGACATCTTCGGGGTGCTGGGCTTCTTGCTGCTCATCGGCCTGAGCGCCAAGAACGCGATCCTGTACTTGGAGTTCGTGGTCGAGCAGATGAAGGTGCTGCCGCTGAAGGCCGCCCTGATCGAGGCCTCACGCCTGCGCTTCCGCCCGATCATCATGACCACCCTGACCGTGCTGGTCATCAGCATTCCGCTGCTGCTGAATACCGGAAGCGGCAGCGAGTTCGGACGCAGCCTGTCGATCATCATCGTGGGCGGCATCAGCGTCAGCGCCCTGATGACCTTCTACGTGGTGCCCGCCGCGTTCTACCTGTTCGAGCGCCGCCGCGCCCCCCAGGTGCAGCCCCGTGCCCGGCTGGGCCGCATCCGCCGCGCGCCACAGGCCTTCTCGCTGCGCGGTCTGCCGGCCGGCGACTGAATCTGGTTCCTGAGGAGAGACTCGGCTCCAGAACCAGGGTTCACCGGTGGCATGTCCTCCTCGCCCGTCGCAGGAGCTGACGGCCGGATATCCGGGTTCTGTCCACACTTGGCACACCTAGGCACATCCGTGCCCACACAGATAAAGTCACGCAAGCCGCCCTTCCCCGCCAGCGGAAGGTCGGCTTGCCCTGGGCTGGGGCGAAGGTGCTTGAGCCTGCCACGCGACGATGCGAACAGGCTCAGGCGAGCGAGTCGGCCTCCAGCCACCCGTCGCTGGCCAGCCCTGCCTACTGGCAGGCCTTGACGGCATTCCAGGCGGTCACGTAGCCCGCCGCGTCAAACTGGTAGGTCAGGGTCTGGTCGGTCAGGGCCCCGGCCCTGGGCTTCACCACGATCTGTACGCTCTTCCCGGCCTTCAGGGCAGCGATCAGGGCGCTACTGGCCGCCTTGTCGGCCAGGGCCAGCGCCTTGGGATTGTCGGTGGGGAGCAGCTTGTCGGGCGTGGCCGCCGCCCCGCCGCCCACCGCGTACGTGACGGTGTAGATGCTGGCGGCCTTGTCCTTCAGGGTGGTGTTCAGCAGCGGCGTGGGCGCCACGATGCTGAACACCGATGTGCCCCCGCCGAAACACGTCTGGTTCAGGAAGGCGCGGCCCTGGGTGCCGGCCGTGCCGCGCGCGTCCAGGTAGATCTCACTGAGGTTCTTGCCACCCTGCGAGACCGGCTTGTAGTACACGTTGCTGTCCGGCACACGCGTCTCGGCGCTGCCCGACCGG from Deinococcus sp. KSM4-11 includes these protein-coding regions:
- a CDS encoding VOC family protein, coding for MQLNHLNLSVTDVPACVEMFETYFGFTRSDMPVNEHMAFLHDEGGFLLSMFRAKDVSYPKSFHVGFLQDTPEQVHAIRARLLEGGYAVPEPQQNHGRLTFYFDAPGGFVVEVESFVAR
- a CDS encoding tail fiber protein; this encodes MRKPTWLDARSAALGLLIGLAGAYAATDGAALIAHVFTAGTVIKAEEVNANFAALAQPITTARLADGSVTAAKIATLAAGQPGQALTLTSDGLAWVQAGTGPQGPKGDPGPAGPRGDPGPQGSPGPDKLPQYFQTDGAYNNFASGGRGSQCVIGDVWLTAGAVGGAVVAQGQILPISQNTALFSLLGTQYGGNGQTTFALPDLRAVSPKSANGQALTYVICTEGVYPSRN
- a CDS encoding 2-oxoacid:ferredoxin oxidoreductase subunit beta, whose translation is MTAPARPPALNSAGLSKNDYKGLPSTLCPGCGHDSISSRIIDAAFQLGLRPHNVMKLSGIGCSSKSPAYFLNAAHGINTVHGRMPSVATGAMLAQRHHTAIGVSGDGDTGSIGIGQFKHLVRRNVPMVYIIENNGVYGLTKGQFSATADEGQHLKYIGTNELPPLDLCAEAIIAGAGFVARSFAGDAKQVTELLKAAIAYGGLAVLDIVSPCVTFNNHDDSTKSYAYGKEHEVPLHDITFIPDYAEIAVDYDPGEVISVQLHDGPTVQLRKLGRDYNPATRLGALALLEEAKGTGELITGLLYLDQSRPTLPEALHLPELPLALLPEELIRPSRESLDEVMAGFA
- a CDS encoding 2-oxoacid:acceptor oxidoreductase subunit alpha, yielding MTHTAPRPDAPPSPQRSPVVNDFTINVATVNGSGSQTSNATLVDALFHMGIPVNAKNIFPSNIKGLPTWYSIRVSADGYTARRDHAEVLVAFNAKTLDQDLRELPTGGVMFYPDHLKLTVERDDVSVYALPVNAIMKEQNVDAKFRDRMMNMVYVGALAQTLGIEMAAILDYLTRNFAGKAKVVASNYDIAQAAFGWCATNLEKTDPYAVQRMNATAGKILIDGNTAGALGAIYGGCTVVAWYPITPATSLAEGLIEWMPKLRRDPQTGTNTFAIVQAEDELAAIGMLVGAGWAGARAMTSTSGPGISLMAEFAGYAYFTEIPLVVWNIQRMGPSTGLPTRVSQGDLLSTYYLSHGDTKHIVLLPGTPAECFEFGWRAFDLAEALQTPVFVNSDLDLGMNIWMSEPFEYPNRAIHRGKVLRAEDIVALGGSFARYRDDDQTGVGPRTLPGTDALGGAYFTRGTGHTDAATYSEHPDEWLKNLRRLDRKHEHARNVVPAPVISGSGAKVGLINMGSTEPGVVEARDMLATAGIATDALRVRALPFCKDVHAFIAAHEQVIVVEMNQQGQLAILLRTEYPEFATRIQSVAHCDGLPLSGAFIAGRVQDALTTPQREEVPA
- a CDS encoding HD family hydrolase, which translates into the protein MSTLADQTAFLLTCDRLRAVQRSTYLHDGGRSENSAEHSWHLALMALTLAEHAPAGTDVNRVIQLLLVHDLVEIYAGDLHFAVPDAAHARQAQAEEKGAHALYGLLPEGQRAEFHALHAEFDARWTPEARFARALDALQPMLLTWGEGGLGCVAREPELTATRLLILKAPALTAFPALWTLAQEVVQRAVESGTLPP
- a CDS encoding cupin domain-containing protein, whose product is MSAEELSLPQGGRVPNSALPACLYRAALRGLTPPQIEAHLAARGWSNSWRNGIYSFHHYHSTAHEVLVVARGHVTVTLGGEDGVQRTVEAGDVLVLPAGTGHRNDGSSADLLVIGAYAGGRAWDTCRPDRTDPDGARRRIAQVPLWTQEPAG
- a CDS encoding TMEM175 family protein, which gives rise to MMTKSRMEAFSDGVLAIIITIMVLELRVPEGHDWHELGRLWPKFLAYVISFVYVGIYWNNHHHLMHTVHRVTGGMLWANLHLLFWLSLFPFVSGWAGESHFAREPMTAYGVVALMAGLAYTILVRVIIGAGTENHLLADAIGEDVKGNLSLAGYVVAIVAPLLGAWGAWVSGVMLIGVALMWLIPDRRIEQVLQRERH
- a CDS encoding efflux RND transporter periplasmic adaptor subunit, which codes for MVRPTTPPRRPFPWGWLFVPLLLGGAGFVGYKLGHADSGSTGSSAGSGFGAGQTGGAASGGTASRSSTRSGSGTATGAGTGNAAAGTAGSRSGAATRSSTAGTTSTSGAAARTASGVVTPVQVTAATSGTLSTSRTLTGTVAAAQSTAVTARTSGTVTGVSVQVGSSVKAGQTVVTLSNTDLNSAVQSAQNALDSAQVQLRGQQTSTVGARAGLQAQVTAAGLSLTNAQASLSSLQQLLAIGAVARSEVTAQQAAVAAAQTTLTTARANLAENERSGAQGVTEAQLTVQKAQLALNQAQAAADAARVTAPFAGQITALNVAPGEYVTANGEAFTLVSSARQVNVNVPATEATTLTPGTVMGFTSGSVKYPLKVAQNPGAPTNGSVPLTARFTGTSIPALGAVGSVFYTAKVATGVLIPSTALQADGDQTYVFTVSGGKATLTQVTVLGQAGTQSAVSGIAAGSQVVTQPPTGLLDGASVSTASGSASSTSNQAGGPPPGGMP